In uncultured Methanobacterium sp., a genomic segment contains:
- a CDS encoding class I SAM-dependent methyltransferase, which translates to MFEELKNINEKPGPFEFYTARDLWTDEYTSQKMLEYHLDESIDASSRNIKFIEESVSWIVSLHNLDSDSDLIDFGCGPGLYTNRFAEKGINVTGVDFSKRSIEYAQKIAAELGLDVDYIHQNYLDFTTQGKFDVITMIMCDYCALSPNQRRIMLGKFRRLLKAHGKIILDVHSLNYFNKKEEFSAYELNQLDHFWSAEDYYCFVNCFKYNPEKVTLDKYTIIEASGRKRVVYNWLQCFCVTSLKDEFERNGLRIDNVYGDVAGRDYDPQSPEFAVVVRKK; encoded by the coding sequence ATGTTTGAAGAACTGAAGAATATAAATGAAAAACCAGGGCCCTTCGAGTTTTATACAGCCCGGGATCTCTGGACTGATGAGTACACTTCTCAGAAAATGCTGGAATACCATCTGGATGAATCAATTGATGCATCTTCCAGAAATATCAAATTTATCGAAGAATCAGTTTCCTGGATTGTGAGTTTGCATAATTTAGACTCTGATTCTGATTTAATTGATTTTGGTTGTGGTCCTGGCCTTTATACCAACAGATTTGCCGAGAAAGGTATAAATGTTACTGGAGTTGATTTTTCAAAAAGATCCATTGAATATGCCCAGAAAATAGCTGCAGAACTCGGTTTAGATGTGGATTATATTCACCAGAACTACCTGGATTTTACCACTCAAGGTAAGTTTGATGTTATTACCATGATCATGTGTGACTACTGTGCCCTAAGTCCCAATCAAAGGAGGATTATGTTGGGCAAATTCAGGAGATTGCTTAAAGCTCACGGTAAAATCATTCTTGATGTGCATTCTTTGAATTATTTCAATAAAAAAGAGGAATTTAGCGCCTATGAACTGAACCAGCTTGACCACTTCTGGTCTGCTGAAGATTACTATTGCTTTGTTAACTGTTTCAAATATAACCCGGAAAAGGTTACTCTTGATAAGTACACAATAATAGAAGCCAGTGGGCGAAAAAGGGTTGTTTATAACTGGTTACAGTGCTTCTGTGTAACTTCTTTGAAGGATGAATTTGAAAGAAACGGTCTTAGGATAGATAATGTGTACGGTGATGTTGCTGGCCGCGATTATGATCCCCAGTCACCTGAATTTGCAGTTGTGGTGCGTAAAAAATAA
- a CDS encoding stage II sporulation protein M: protein MSKQITDNNFWNKFSGVFIGLYNRNKTILTLSAVLFLGFLFLGILTGYFSSNYIGHLLNTYFTLLHESHIQINTLSIFFHNLQAALVAYFGGLIGIIPVGVLSVNGFLYGAFLGYLIHGPIVTSSGVFTPVHFIVYTLPHGILELPGFIIAGAAGFRLTTMVIGVIKSIMRKTPINDHYWKFKDSLILLAIAILLIFIAAIIEANITLSLGNYITGLNLTATGK from the coding sequence ATGTCTAAACAGATTACAGATAACAATTTTTGGAATAAGTTCTCGGGCGTTTTTATAGGTCTTTATAATCGGAACAAGACGATATTAACTCTTTCAGCAGTCCTTTTTTTGGGATTCTTATTTTTAGGTATTTTAACTGGTTACTTTTCATCAAATTATATTGGACATCTCCTGAACACTTATTTCACGTTACTTCATGAAAGTCATATCCAGATAAATACACTTTCAATATTCTTTCACAATCTTCAAGCTGCACTTGTTGCCTACTTTGGTGGACTGATTGGAATAATTCCAGTAGGGGTCTTATCTGTTAATGGGTTCCTTTATGGAGCATTCTTGGGATATTTAATACATGGTCCTATTGTAACCAGTTCTGGAGTTTTCACTCCGGTACATTTTATTGTTTACACTTTACCTCATGGTATACTGGAACTTCCCGGATTTATTATAGCCGGTGCTGCAGGATTCCGGCTTACAACCATGGTCATAGGAGTGATAAAAAGTATAATGAGAAAAACACCCATAAATGATCATTACTGGAAATTTAAGGACTCTCTAATATTGCTTGCAATTGCCATACTTTTGATCTTTATTGCAGCGATTATTGAAGCTAATATTACTCTATCCCTGGGAAATTACATTACCGGTTTAAATTTAACAGCTACGGGTAAGTAA
- a CDS encoding type II toxin-antitoxin system RelE/ParE family toxin, protein MVKKEFIDLNDVFPEVEFNDKFVADYSRRVKSKDWKGKIRVQLKKIICDPLTGKPMRRVRKGTREVYLDSYRLAYLYSKDDDILKFLRIYHKDNQ, encoded by the coding sequence ATGGTAAAAAAGGAATTTATCGACCTGAATGATGTCTTTCCCGAAGTTGAATTCAATGATAAATTCGTGGCTGATTATTCCCGTCGGGTGAAAAGTAAAGACTGGAAAGGGAAAATCCGGGTTCAACTTAAAAAGATCATCTGCGATCCTTTAACTGGAAAACCCATGAGAAGGGTTCGTAAAGGTACCCGAGAAGTATATTTAGATTCTTATCGATTAGCATATCTCTATTCTAAAGATGATGATATTTTGAAGTTTTTAAGGATTTACCACAAGGATAATCAATGA
- a CDS encoding histidine kinase dimerization/phosphoacceptor domain -containing protein produces MEQELGDGWAEGVHPDDFDHCFEVYSTAFEAREPFEMEYRLLHNTGEYKWILDMAMPFYDLDENFAGYIGSCYDIAKQKELVNQIEKSLEEKELLLKEIHHRVKNNLMIISSLLNLQSRYIEDKKYKDIFQESQNRAKSMALIHERLYRSADLKKIDFGDYIRTLANDLFHTYISDPSSIQMVMDIEEVRLDINTAIPLGLIVNELISNSMKHAFPDGMKGKININFHLKDDEFILTVRDNGVGFPKDLDYKNTESLGLQIINSLTDQIDGTLEFNGVHGTEFKIIFKEGDYS; encoded by the coding sequence ATGGAGCAGGAATTAGGTGATGGTTGGGCAGAAGGAGTACATCCTGATGATTTTGACCATTGTTTTGAAGTTTACAGCACAGCCTTTGAGGCCAGAGAACCCTTTGAAATGGAATATCGATTACTTCACAATACTGGGGAATATAAGTGGATTTTAGATATGGCAATGCCTTTTTATGACCTTGATGAGAATTTTGCAGGGTACATAGGTTCGTGTTATGATATTGCCAAACAAAAGGAACTGGTAAATCAAATTGAAAAATCATTAGAAGAAAAAGAATTACTTCTAAAGGAGATACACCACCGGGTTAAAAATAATTTAATGATTATATCCAGCCTTTTAAACCTGCAATCCAGATATATTGAAGATAAAAAATACAAAGACATTTTCCAGGAAAGTCAAAATCGTGCCAAGTCCATGGCACTTATCCATGAGCGATTATACAGATCAGCAGACCTTAAAAAGATAGATTTTGGAGATTATATCCGAACATTAGCCAATGATCTTTTCCACACTTATATTTCAGATCCAAGCAGTATCCAGATGGTTATGGATATTGAAGAGGTTCGCCTTGATATTAACACTGCCATACCTCTAGGGCTCATTGTTAACGAACTTATCTCCAACTCAATGAAACACGCTTTTCCCGACGGTATGAAAGGAAAAATCAATATTAACTTCCATTTGAAGGATGATGAGTTCATACTCACTGTCCGTGATAATGGTGTAGGATTCCCAAAAGATCTGGACTATAAGAACACAGAATCTCTTGGTTTACAAATTATAAACAGTTTAACTGATCAAATAGATGGTACTCTTGAGTTCAACGGGGTACATGGCACAGAATTTAAAATTATATTTAAAGAAGGAGACTACAGTTAA